A single window of Pseudomonas lutea DNA harbors:
- a CDS encoding LysE family translocator gives MNLMISMAAFALAASISPGPVNVVALSCGAQFGLMPTLRHVLGATVGFVVLLMFTGFGLHEVLPRYPLLTELIRWAGLAFLLYLAVKLAMDDGELDLGKPVRQPSFLHGAAMQWLNPKAWLAAVAGMGAFVADGEARLISLFALIYFIVCYLSVACWAYAGAFLGPYLRSARRIRVFNRSMAALLAGCAVSLFYV, from the coding sequence ATGAACCTGATGATTTCCATGGCGGCCTTTGCGCTGGCCGCGTCCATATCGCCGGGGCCGGTCAACGTCGTCGCCCTCAGCTGTGGCGCGCAATTCGGGCTAATGCCAACGTTGCGCCACGTACTGGGCGCAACCGTCGGCTTTGTCGTGCTGCTGATGTTCACCGGCTTCGGCCTGCATGAGGTGCTCCCGCGGTACCCATTACTCACCGAGCTGATTCGCTGGGCAGGGCTCGCGTTTCTGCTGTATCTGGCCGTCAAGCTGGCGATGGATGACGGAGAGCTCGACCTCGGCAAACCTGTCCGTCAGCCTTCTTTTCTTCATGGGGCGGCGATGCAGTGGCTCAACCCCAAGGCCTGGCTGGCGGCGGTGGCCGGCATGGGTGCGTTTGTGGCCGATGGTGAAGCACGACTGATCAGCCTGTTTGCCCTGATCTACTTCATCGTGTGTTATCTGTCGGTCGCTTGCTGGGCGTACGCGGGCGCCTTCCTCGGCCCATATCTGCGCAGCGCGCGGCGAATCAGGGTGTTCAATCGCAGCATGGCGGCGTTATTGGCCGGCTGCGCGGTGTCGTTGTTCTACGTCTGA
- a CDS encoding MFS transporter, with translation MAISGVQAGADPKGEVFETDLPARLDRLPWGRFHTLLVFALGITWLLDGLEVTLAGSVSGALKDSPVLRLTNADIGLAGGAYICGAVLGALFFGWLTDRLGRRKLFFITLALYITATAATAFSFSLWSFLLFRFLTGMGIGGEYTAINSTIQEFTPARFRGWVDLTINGTFWIGAALGAVGSIVLLDATWVSQELGWRLCFGIGAVLGLIILLMRLWLPESPRWLLIHGQAEEARAIVESIEDRLRQQGHDLSAPVGPPLRLHARDHTPLKEIFHTLFNVYRRRALVGLTLLTAQAFFYNAIFFTYALVLTEFYQVPSASIGWYVLPLALGNFCGPLLLGRLFDVVGRRVMISLTYAVSGVLLTITGYLFEQGILDVTQQAIAWMVIFFFASAAASSAYLTVAETFPLEIRALAIAVFYAFGTALGGIVGPTLFGQLIDTHERAPVFFGYLIGAALMLLAAAVQAIWGVASEGKSLEEVARPLSQAHD, from the coding sequence ATGGCGATCAGCGGCGTGCAGGCAGGAGCAGACCCTAAAGGCGAAGTGTTTGAGACGGACTTGCCGGCCCGGCTGGACCGTCTGCCATGGGGGCGGTTTCATACGCTGCTGGTGTTCGCGCTGGGCATCACCTGGTTGCTCGACGGGCTTGAAGTGACCCTGGCGGGTTCTGTTTCGGGTGCGTTGAAGGACAGCCCGGTGCTGCGCCTGACCAATGCCGACATCGGCCTGGCCGGCGGCGCCTACATTTGTGGCGCGGTGCTGGGCGCGTTGTTTTTCGGCTGGCTGACGGACCGTCTGGGTCGGCGCAAACTGTTTTTCATCACCCTGGCGTTGTACATCACCGCAACCGCTGCGACGGCGTTTTCATTCAGCCTCTGGAGCTTCCTGCTGTTTCGCTTCCTCACCGGGATGGGCATCGGCGGTGAGTACACCGCGATCAATTCGACCATCCAGGAGTTCACCCCGGCCCGCTTCCGGGGCTGGGTCGACCTCACCATTAACGGCACCTTCTGGATCGGCGCCGCCCTGGGTGCGGTCGGCTCCATCGTCCTGCTGGACGCCACATGGGTCAGCCAGGAGCTTGGCTGGCGCCTGTGCTTCGGCATCGGCGCGGTACTGGGCCTGATCATCCTGCTGATGCGCCTGTGGTTACCGGAAAGCCCGCGCTGGCTGTTGATTCACGGCCAGGCCGAGGAGGCCAGGGCCATCGTAGAAAGCATTGAAGACCGACTGCGCCAACAGGGCCATGACCTGTCGGCCCCGGTGGGACCCCCGTTGCGTTTGCACGCCCGGGACCACACGCCGCTCAAGGAGATATTTCACACGCTGTTCAACGTCTACCGCCGCCGGGCACTGGTGGGGCTCACCTTGCTGACCGCGCAGGCATTCTTCTACAACGCGATTTTTTTCACCTACGCGTTGGTGCTGACCGAGTTCTATCAGGTGCCGTCCGCCTCGATTGGCTGGTACGTACTGCCGCTGGCGCTGGGCAATTTCTGCGGGCCGTTATTGCTCGGCCGGTTGTTCGACGTCGTCGGGCGGCGGGTGATGATCAGCCTGACCTATGCAGTTTCCGGGGTTTTGCTGACGATCACCGGCTACCTGTTCGAGCAGGGCATTCTGGACGTGACGCAGCAAGCCATCGCCTGGATGGTGATTTTCTTCTTCGCATCGGCCGCAGCGAGTTCGGCGTACCTGACGGTGGCCGAAACCTTCCCCCTGGAGATCCGCGCCCTGGCGATTGCCGTGTTCTATGCCTTCGGCACTGCGCTGGGCGGCATCGTCGGGCCCACGCTGTTCGGGCAATTGATCGACACCCATGAACGCGCGCCGGTGTTTTTCGGCTATCTCATCGGTGCGGCGTTGATGTTGCTGGCGGCGGCGGTGCAGGCGATATGGGGCGTGGCTTCAGAAGGCAAATCCCTCGAAGAAGTCGCCAGACCGTTGTCCCAGGCCCACGACTGA